Genomic DNA from Nicotiana tabacum cultivar K326 chromosome 21, ASM71507v2, whole genome shotgun sequence:
tatttactttgggactatggaacggtatttcgggagatccctctatcttgcatatttactttgggactacgaaacgatattctgggagatccccatgcacatttactttgggactacggaacggtattctgggagatccccctgcacatttactttggaactacggaacggtattccaggagatccccctacacatttactttgggactacggaacggtattccgggagatccccctgcacatttacatttgggactacgagacggtatctcgggagatcccctgttgtattttctgtgtactgagttgttaccttctatgatttcattgttgttaaatttcagcctttattttattgtggtattacactctatattattttattatatatttaccagtagggccctgacctgacctcgtcactactcgaccgaggttaggcttggcacttactgggtaccgattgtggtgtactcatgctactctctgcacatattttttgtgtgcagatccaggtgcaccttatcatccgcactatcagtgagctgggatagctttggagacttcaaggtatatctgccgcgtccgcagacctcgaagtcccattctactctttctcatgtcctttatcttctgtatttttccttgttagactctgatgtatagagacgctagatttttccttctgtagtttgtaattcacgatgttccgggttttgggatttgttgtgtatttttgaatagttggttaaatttatatttttattttattatttcataaaatattaggcttacctagttgtagagactaggtgccgtcgcgacgtcacacggagggaaaattgggtcgtgacaattctgttgtagttatatttttttatttgaattttgtatgaaagttgaaaaatagttgtataatgtatgaatcattgtatgaaatttgtatttaagttataaatactatctttttacataaagttatttatatgtatcaaaattgtattaaaagaggaaattttgattaaaatttcagagaggaagaagaacacactacatacaaaatatatacaaatctcttacaaaatacatacaaaagacatattgaataaaatttgtatgaaggttgtatttaaattgtatgatatttttgtatttaattgggtaaaaataatttatgaaagttgtagataagttataaataaattatatattatataattagttgtataaatttatttttagtttatatgttattgtagatgtatcaaatttgtacgaaatttatttttaatttgtatgttgatgTACCATATAAATTTATCATTATCAAATTTATATTGATGTTGCTGCTGGTGCTACATCGACAAAGATGGAGGcgtttaatattttacttaaatTTCGAGTTTATCTTTTACCAAAAATTTAAAATCTCTTTCAATGATGGGTTTTGGTGTATTCACTTGATTAACTCTTTTTATAATGTATAAATGGGCTACagacacacgcacacacacatgTTAACGATATAAAATAGGGAAtaggagaagagagaaaaaaaaaaggaaaaaaaatataactaAAGCCCCTAATTTAAGACATTAATAATGGATAGTACATGGAGAGAGGCGGCAGAAAATAGGGAAAGAGAAAAGGATAGAAAAAAAGGAATAGGGTATAACTTAATCCCCTAATTTAAGACACTAATAAttgattgtatataaattgtaagcAAACCTTATTTAGGGcgggtaatttttaaaattaggACAATTTTAATTATAAggtttcatatagtgtataggaaAGAAAAAAACCCTTCTCTAATTAATGTAGtgttgaaattgaagaattaacccaaatagtccTCCATtatgtaggggtaaggtctgcgtacagatTACCCTTCTCAGACCTCACATATTGGGAatatattgggtatgttgttgttgttgttgtagtcgTCCATCTAATTTTCTAAACTAAAAATAGCCTGTGAatgtattatatacatataatagtatgtataatatgtgtataattatgtataatcaatatataatctatgtatagcGACTAGAAAAAATAAACTACTAAATTGACCGGCTATTTGTTTAACAATCCCGTTAAAATTCAGCAAAACCAACACCCTCATAGGAGTACTATTTGTTATTGTGGATATTAATGACAACTGTTTCCAAAAAgttctaatttttatttttctaaatactAAAGTATAATCAAAGAAAACTGTTCGAGGAAAATGATTGCGTTTTGTGACCAATATTAACTCGTGAAAATCTTTTGTCAGAACAAAACACACAACATAAGAAGAAAAGTGAACGAGACAAAGAGAAAACCAGAGTTTCTATAAGAAGCATTATTTATTAGAAGCTAGTCATGAACTCCTCATTCAACAATTAATTCATGGAATTTCTTTTTCCATGGTGAGTACACATACAAGAGAAGTCAAtacttattctcttttttttgtttcacCATATCAACAAAAAGGACATGCAAAAGCTATTTTCCTTATACTAATTAATACTCcaatatatataatttagttAAATTCAAGTGGGAATAAACCCAACTCGTCAAGTACATCTTTGCAGCCAGAAACAGCTTCAGTTTTCATGAAGAAAAGTGGATTTGCATAACGAGTTGGATTGTGGATTCCAACATTTGCACTGCACACAACTCTTGAGTTCTCAAAACCAATGGCAGATTCTTTGCAATCCTCTCTTGGACTCTTGACAATTGACACTTCACAAAGTTCATTCTCATGATCACCTTCTACTTTTATTATGTATTTTCCATTTTTGTCTGTCACCCCTTCTACTGAGTATGTCTCCTTTTCTGTCTCAATATCTTTGCATGCCAATCGCACGGTTGCacctatatatatacaaaatgggATTAGCAACTTGGTAGCATTACTTTCAATGAACTATATATAGTATTATATTTCTAGTTTGTGTATTAAAGGGTTAATTTCATGGATTATTATTAACTTTTGATTTATTATACCAAAGTCATAAAAGTAAATTTGTAACAAAGAAAATAACTCAACTATGCCTATATATTACAAAATATAAAAGGCGAGGGAGAAAAATGTTAAAGCCAATCTTGAAAATATAGGTAGGCAATCACTTCAGCAACTTACCTTACACAATATCTATGTGGAAAAACTTTCACAATAATAATGAGCCTATTTTCGGCCCActtaaaatgaagaaaaaaaccATGATGTGCCACATGATGAAAGACATAAGGTATTAGGTTTTGTCAGAAAATAGAGATAATTGTTGTAAGTGGTGCCATTTGAATATCATGTGATCAGGTGAATTGGTGAAGTGGCTATTcttgcatgaaaattttgtacaTATTGCAGCTTACTTGCATTTTTCAGGACCAAATTTAGCATTTTTTTGAGATCTTTCATTTTCTATTATATGCATAGTTGAGTTATTTTTTGTTAGAAACATTAGTTTTACAATTAGGATGCAATAAACTGAAAGTTGAATGAACATGCGTGAAATTACTATAGATTTATGACATTCATACCTTCGATATACTCGCTAAGTTTGGTCTGAAATTGAACACGGCAAGTGTCACAATAGACACTGCCTTCAACATTGATGGCCTGAGAATCATGGCATTGTGCGAAGTTGACAAAGGCCAAGATACAGACTGCAGAAAGGAGCAAAATAGCCTTTgccattttatttgttttgttctttttgtctTCTTTGGTTTTCTTGTTTTACTCCTCCTCTTGATGTGTTCACGATTTGAATGTACAAGTGATATTCATTATTTATAGGTGAAAAGAGTTTAAGGAACAATGGTAAAGCGATTATTTCTGTAGTAGTTCAAGGAGGATCCTATATTTTATATGAGGTCAGGAAGCAATTGACTTGTTCTTTGTTTTATAACTTTACTTGGTTGAGAGAAATAGTAATATTATTTGAACCACAATCTTGAACAATATGGAATTTCCGTTTGAAGATTAATAGTGTTTCGAGGCAAATTATTTAAGAATTAATTTGTAACTTTCATgtcaaactttttaattttttagaatgataatataaatataaaacaaCTATATATATGTTGTGAATACTCATTATCATGCTTGGTAAATCATTCAGGAACTTTGGTTCTTTTCGACAATATTCACATTGTTATGTCGAGTATTTCATATGTTAAGAGTTAAGACGAAGAAAAACTAACATTAGGTCGATAAAAGAAGAACAACAAGAATTTAGTGATAGATGATACTTGATCGTATTGTTATTTCATTAACCGTCAATTCATCAAAAATCATGCAACAAGGATAATATTAAATGATGAATTGAGATTCTGAAAATTGCATTAgactaaaaaaggaaaaatagtagagtgaaaaataaattaaaagaattgTAGCTCAAAATTATGAATTGCCATCTAGAGTCTCTAGTCTCTACTCTCTAGTATATGTTACTTTTGCTAAAGGAAGAAAAGTGGTCTTTGCAGCATACATAGGTAAGAAGCAACTGAACAAGATGCAATAAAGATGCCATTAGGAGTCgttagaaacaacaacaacaaccgagTGAAATCCCACGAGTGGGGTATAGAGAGGGTAGtgagtacgcagaccttacccctatcccgagagagtagagaggctgtcatgacccaaaacccactatagatcgtgatgacgcccaacgtcgccgttaaGCAAGCCGACtgtgaactaccaacttaattgttcatttattatttttgaaatcatgaatcttattagaTAGAGAGATCGATGCATCAAAAATCGTACATATGTatgatttaagtaaaatataaagtaGAAGTGTCTCAACGGTAagcaaaatcataaacaaattctagaacaccccaaaacccggtgtcacaaactAGGAAGTATAATAACAAAACATCATCTGTCTAGGATACAAGGTAAAcaagataaagtaaataattgTGATGGAAACTCTATGTGCTGCGAATCGTGCCGTGGAATACAGTTCACCATAGAGTCCCCTCAGTAGTTGCGTCTCTGCGCCCAAgcgaccaccaaatgaacctgtcaaatcctgcacatttagtgcaaaagtgaagcatgaatacgtaaatcaacgtgcacccaataagtatctagcctaactccgaagagatagtgacgagggatcgacattgacacttactagtggtccagcaaatcaaatataataaagtagGCAAATATAAAACATGGTAGGTAACAATGAGTAGaagtaaagacaaataatataGTCTACAGCTGAACAGTGAACACAAAGTTTTCAAATACTGGATACCTCTCAAATGGAGTACGTAATGGTcaacaccaaatcaacggtcacaTCTCAAGTTTGAAAGATTCATGAATACGCGGACTTCTTATttcgcacgattctgccgaggcgagCGGCCCGATCCTATAATAGTGGTTTTATATAAATGCCGAGACgaacaacctgatcccataagaatatgatacatgatattgccgaggcgaacgacccgatcccataagagtgtagtACTGCCAAGgtgaacgacctgatcccataagagtgtggtactgCCGAGAaaaacggcctgatcccataagaatatgatactgccgaggcgaacgatccgatcccataagagtgtggtactgCCGAAGCGAATGGCcagatcccataagaatatgatactgccgaggcgaacgacccgatcccataagagtgtggtactaccgaggcgaacggcccgatctcataagaatatgacactgccgaggcgaacggcccgatcccataagagtatttcatgAAGTTGCCGAGGTGAACAAGGCGAACatcccgatcccattagaatatgaaGCTTTTACGGGTCtttgaccccactcatgaatatatgtgtgagttatgaGATTTAAGAAAACTTTCCGATGGATATGCACAACGCGGAAGAAATCAGTAAGAGAAGTACAATTTGTATGGATGAACAAGTAGCTtgtcaagtatctaaaatagTGAGTCCATTACTTTACGTGAGTCTAGTCTCAGGTCATAATGCGAATTAAAATAATTGAACAGGAAAGAATAAcgcaaataatacaattaaagcattgcgtgagtctaagtctactcgaacataatcaggaattctagcatacgcacggacactcgtcaccttatacATGTGTAGCTCCCACAAtatgtagcacataacaaatataataCCTACAgagtaatttccccctcacaaggttagacaaaagacttacctcgctccgaaatccAATAACCGACTTCAACGCCTTTCTAGCACCTCAAATCAttgccaaacgatccgaaactaatcaaacaacatgcaaaccactcaaaatatactccaatactcataatttaacaattgtaaataaattcccaactcctcaagaaaagtcaacaaagtcaacccccgggctcACGCATCCGGAtttcaaaaattatcaaaattaattattacccataacctaTAGAGTTTATATTCCAAAACTCATCCAATTTCGTCAATGCATTGatcctcaaatcaaggatttaccatcTCATAACTTTGGagctcaaaatcccaatttctacaattcaaatacggataaaaatgataaccaacgaaaataatcatgaaaaaatatcaaaataaatttaaccccttgttgagacgagaacaacgccgcaaaaatcacctcaaacggagctctagaactaaagatatgctcaaaatactaaaatgctcgGTCTGTCCACTTAAAACACTGTCCAGGCGACTTTTGTTCTTCGCCTTCGCGGGacacctttgcgttcgcgaagagcaattttttgCGTTGACCGGTCAAcccaaatttccttcttcgcgttcgcgaagaacaaagtccgcACGAGAAACCAACAATCTTTCCCGACACGGAAATtgacataactctctcatacgacctcggaattcgacgattcttgttgctatggttCCATAATTACGATAAGGATCTAATAGTTCAATCTAATCACAAATCAAAGATCGTTTGCTAAATATGGTACCTTTTATGTCCAAAGAAATGACgttaaaacatcaaataagagcgcgatacaacccaaacacactcgaggcccccgagaccccgtccaattacacaaaccagtcccaaaacataaaacgaacctactcgaggcctcaaatcacaccaaacaatatcaaaaccatgaatcgacgatcaaatcctccttttaactttcaaacattcaaacttcgacgaacgcgtctgaattacacttaaacattccggaatgatgccaaactttatgtacaagtcataaatcatgatacgaacatattccaaggctcagaacccCAAACGGATAGAGATAAtaccaaagtctacttcaaaccaaacttagaaaattctaaaaccttcgaatTGCCAACTTTCCAAAATAAGCGCTGAAATGtttccggaccacccgatactcaacccggtcatacgcccaagtccaaaatcatcatacaaacctattggaaccttcaaatcccgattccgaggtcgtttactcaaaagtcaaaccttgatcaactcttccaacttaaagtttccgaattgagaattttccatccgaatcaactccgaacttcccgaaattcaattctgaccatgcgtacaagtcatagaACATGAAGTGAAActattcaaggcctcaaacctCCGAACAATGCATtatagctcaaaatgactggtcgagtcgttacattctcccccacttagatatacgttcgtcctcgaacgtgccaagaaccgttccagagttgtccaaaatcactgtttgaCACCTCGTGTACCTAcctgtgccaccacaacccacgtgagaacattagctcgagccagactgaagatcctccctataaccttagctaacacgccttagaaccaaattctaacatccggaattctccacGAGACCTGATTCCAATATGTGAGCACCGTAACAATCTCAACCCACAGTATCAAATAGGATCCTGCACCCATGCTGAgatcacataatgcaccgcacaATTTGTATGTTCATGATAACATCCTCCGACTACAATAGCTGCAGATTCACGAACCAGATGTCCGTAGTATATcccataacatatataagccCGGTCTCAACCCTCACCATACTGCAATGAGGAATGAGATGTGcaggaactcataaccacccatcagatCAAAAACTCATGGAGTTTCTCTGCTCGACAAAAACCATTACCTTATTCTGAACTGAATAGTgacattttctctttaatataccttacataaatccgatcgcactgatttcaggtccaataatctcgtctcacccaatacaagctgctcaggaaataagccacctcaaacactgactAAAATCCTATATGATGCCATCAAtacgccaacaagctacaactcgaatatgacacataagaGAGAACGAACTCTGGcaaagaactacccagcccgTGTAACGAATAAATGGCCAACAAATGCTTTGAACCTTTCTCAGATATGAggaaaaatacacacaaaaatAAGTATATGGAACCGTACTCAATatctcactattgcggcgtgcaacccgatccacacatgataccgttgcggcgtgcaacccgatccaaacatcatacccgtggcggcgtacACACCTGATCCACACACAATAATCAATAAGGAGATACCCATCGAGCCAAAATGCTCATACCTATGGAATGCCCGAATATCTACCACAAGGATGCCAAGTGCATAACTACGACCCTGGGGAGATGGACAACGCCACGCACTACAAAAAATGCAAGCACGACTAGGTGCAATAACGATAAGATACACTAGACCataacacatgtgcgaataatcaagatGTATCACAACCCACATGgtataatagagtattacataggATAGCTGATGACAGGGTTAACATCCAACGCTCGAAGACTCCTCCATAGGCAATGCTAcgctgaatgaacacatccgacctgataTAAGGCATACATTCACATTAGATCTACTAACAGACCTCAAGCCATTTACGATCATCCCATACTGGGgcaataacctttcaaggacccacaatgaaactattcatgacacatacgaGCAGTCGTCAAATCTGGAACAACTCCCACAATCCGCAAtcaaaggaatagagcgcctaTCAGTCATAACCTCTCCATACCTGGaagtaccaaaatctccatacctgaTTTCAATCCCTAACAATCGAATGACTAACACGTCACACTTATACGATCTTCTCGTGGgatatactcccacaaccttccgcaccgggtagcaaaatctgaacatcaataGCCATCGACCATGCTATTTCTGTAATGCCAATTAAGAATTCACAAACCAATGCACAATACCTATTCCACAAAACTCAGTCCTTAAGCGATATTAAGATAATGCCAGCTTACTATGAATATCTCAATCCTTACCCCGCTCCTTCGAACTCGTGACGTCCTTATCAAAATCAAACCGTAACCTTGATCATCAATTTCCAATCTCCATGCCGCTCAGTGCACCTATCATGTCGCTACGCGAATTTCATTATAACCCCTGAACCACCAGTAGAATAACCACTTCATAGGCTAGAACCCCTTTCACccaactcatttcagaagaacaatTGTAACACGCAaccgaattcccataaccgcagaacCATGCTAATTCAAGCCATAACTAACTGactcaacttttccccaattcACTCTTGAAT
This window encodes:
- the LOC107762241 gene encoding anther-specific protein LAT52-like; this encodes MAKAILLLSAVCILAFVNFAQCHDSQAINVEGSVYCDTCRVQFQTKLSEYIEGATVRLACKDIETEKETYSVEGVTDKNGKYIIKVEGDHENELCEVSIVKSPREDCKESAIGFENSRVVCSANVGIHNPTRYANPLFFMKTEAVSGCKDVLDELGLFPLEFN